The following proteins are co-located in the Barnesiella propionica genome:
- a CDS encoding DUF7688 family protein yields the protein MVEEIRQDDKVILSSEDGFSVPMIFNNLCGKNFIGKEYKDYIRHIAFEEMGLKPGIVSHYRDGVLYKNGTIPEL from the coding sequence ATGGTAGAAGAAATTAGACAAGACGACAAAGTGATATTATCGAGCGAAGACGGTTTTTCCGTCCCTATGATTTTCAACAACCTTTGTGGAAAGAATTTCATTGGCAAAGAATACAAGGACTATATCAGGCATATAGCCTTTGAGGAAATGGGACTTAAGCCGGGCATCGTGTCCCATTATCGGGACGGTGTTCTATATAAGAACGGCACAATCCCGGAACTTTGA
- a CDS encoding ATP-binding protein: protein MIEKTAWDVRKYPEKFAVYRILCNFAVVFQNCINSMEAKYIHRELSAVIEEAYRYFSVITVTGPRQSGKTTLLRNLFSYLPYYSLENLDVRSFAENDPVAFLNQHTEGMILDEVHNAPNLLSYIQGMVDNDADRRFILSGSSQFAMLKKVTQSLAGRTAVFELLPLSYSEIREQITDTPLDNLLFNGFYPAIYSGRNIPKFLYPAYMKTYLDKDVRDLLQIKDMMQFHTFIRLCAGRIGSLFKASELANEIGVSSHTVTAWLSVLQASYIVFLLPPYFENTRKRLTKTPKLYFTDTGLACHLLGIESPEQLARDKMRGALFENFIVTEALKRRYNQGKESNLYFYRDSNQNEVDLLLKKHSGLYGIEIKSAMTYHADFEKALKQMDGWVKETILGKAVAYAGTLENTAGEIKLLNYSHLDEVLA from the coding sequence ATGATAGAAAAAACGGCTTGGGATGTGAGAAAATACCCTGAAAAATTTGCGGTGTATCGTATTTTATGTAATTTTGCAGTTGTATTTCAAAATTGCATAAACAGTATGGAGGCAAAATATATCCACAGGGAGCTATCCGCCGTGATAGAAGAGGCTTACCGCTATTTTTCAGTCATTACGGTAACAGGACCGCGCCAGTCCGGAAAGACGACGCTGCTCCGCAACTTGTTCTCATACCTACCGTATTACTCGTTGGAAAATCTTGATGTCCGGAGTTTCGCCGAAAACGACCCGGTCGCTTTTCTGAACCAGCACACGGAGGGCATGATTCTTGACGAGGTACACAACGCTCCGAACCTGCTGTCGTATATTCAGGGTATGGTGGACAATGATGCCGACCGGCGGTTTATCCTTTCGGGCAGTTCGCAGTTTGCCATGCTGAAAAAGGTTACACAGTCTTTGGCAGGACGTACCGCCGTTTTCGAGTTGCTCCCCCTGTCATACTCCGAAATACGGGAGCAGATCACCGATACGCCTCTTGACAACCTGCTGTTTAACGGGTTTTACCCTGCCATTTATTCGGGCCGTAACATACCCAAATTTCTTTATCCGGCGTACATGAAAACCTATCTGGACAAGGACGTGCGCGACCTGCTACAAATCAAGGACATGATGCAGTTCCACACATTCATCAGGCTTTGCGCCGGACGTATCGGATCGCTGTTCAAAGCCTCTGAACTGGCCAACGAAATCGGTGTCAGTTCACATACCGTTACGGCATGGCTGTCCGTCTTACAGGCATCTTATATTGTTTTCCTGCTACCTCCCTATTTCGAGAACACACGCAAACGGCTGACTAAAACTCCCAAGCTCTATTTTACGGATACAGGGCTTGCCTGTCACCTGCTCGGCATCGAATCGCCGGAACAGCTTGCACGGGACAAGATGCGTGGGGCGTTGTTCGAGAACTTCATCGTAACGGAAGCCTTGAAGCGGCGGTATAACCAAGGCAAGGAAAGCAACCTCTATTTTTACAGGGATTCGAACCAGAACGAGGTCGATTTGCTGTTGAAAAAACATTCGGGGCTATACGGTATTGAAATCAAGTCGGCGATGACCTACCATGCGGACTTCGAGAAGGCGTTGAAACAAATGGACGGCTGGGTCAAAGAAACCATACTGGGTAAGGCGGTGGCCTATGCGGGTACACTCGAAAATACTGCTGGAGAAATCAAACTTCTGAATTACAGTCACCTGGATGAGGTGTTGGCTTAA
- a CDS encoding M23 family metallopeptidase translates to MRKILLIAISGISFCTMPVQAQFNTIAKTPERYKVEALQEGMKKPEPTPESMAPAQETSTKPADESKKLWIDRYLSVSYPLQRIRITSPYGYRKDPFTGKRKFHGGIDLHARGEQVLAMMEGVVVKVGQDKTSGKYVTLRHGNYTVSYCHLSRVLAAKGTVVRPRDAVGITGSTGRSTGEHLHVTCKLNGKNINPSVLFDYIKSMQQECVSALAGLL, encoded by the coding sequence ATGAGAAAAATTCTACTGATAGCAATATCGGGTATTTCATTCTGCACGATGCCCGTTCAGGCGCAGTTCAACACGATTGCCAAGACACCAGAAAGATACAAGGTAGAAGCCTTGCAGGAGGGTATGAAAAAGCCGGAGCCGACACCCGAAAGCATGGCTCCTGCACAGGAGACTTCGACAAAACCTGCCGATGAAAGTAAGAAGTTGTGGATTGACCGTTATCTCAGTGTGTCTTATCCATTGCAGCGCATCAGAATTACATCGCCATACGGCTACCGGAAAGACCCGTTTACCGGGAAGAGGAAGTTTCACGGGGGTATCGACCTGCACGCACGGGGCGAGCAGGTATTGGCCATGATGGAGGGGGTGGTCGTCAAAGTGGGACAAGACAAGACGTCCGGCAAGTATGTGACACTGCGGCACGGAAATTACACCGTCAGCTATTGCCACCTTTCACGGGTGCTGGCCGCCAAGGGTACGGTAGTCCGTCCCCGCGATGCCGTCGGTATTACCGGCTCGACCGGACGAAGTACAGGCGAGCACTTGCACGTCACCTGCAAGCTAAATGGCAAGAATATCAATCCCTCGGTTCTCTTCGATTACATCAAATCCATGCAGCAGGAGTGTGTGTCGGCATTAGCTGGACTGTTATAG
- a CDS encoding DUF4099 domain-containing protein has protein sequence MKKVQIEFDELPFSTLERFGLTREMIEDLPMRVLEDICNGRHSPVLPVRVTDEHGGQIESRSRFAFIRMDDGQVDVVFYPALKSSPLERYDEAQQKQLLDGKAIVADVEMSDGRSSKAFVQIDAETKQVMYVPTPIIARNLKVLAEVMRLGTVEVNGMQHGEPLTVVVGGEPATVGIDLHAKTGIRICSGDAQQWRNQPKREWDKYTFGCYGCWVMDDDGNLDYVSEEDYTEELWNEQKKSGERNRATALHK, from the coding sequence ATGAAAAAAGTTCAGATTGAATTTGATGAATTACCCTTTTCGACACTGGAACGATTCGGTCTTACAAGGGAAATGATCGAGGACTTGCCGATGCGTGTGTTGGAAGACATCTGCAACGGCCGGCATTCTCCCGTGCTTCCCGTGCGTGTCACTGACGAGCATGGCGGGCAAATCGAGAGCCGCAGCCGCTTTGCCTTTATCCGCATGGACGACGGTCAGGTGGATGTGGTGTTCTATCCGGCACTGAAATCCTCTCCACTGGAGCGGTATGACGAAGCACAGCAGAAACAGTTGCTCGACGGCAAGGCGATTGTCGCCGATGTGGAAATGTCGGACGGACGGAGCAGCAAGGCTTTCGTACAGATTGACGCCGAGACGAAACAGGTGATGTATGTCCCCACGCCCATCATCGCACGCAACCTGAAAGTGCTGGCCGAGGTCATGCGCCTCGGTACGGTGGAGGTAAACGGGATGCAGCACGGCGAGCCGCTGACGGTAGTCGTGGGCGGCGAGCCTGCCACAGTGGGCATCGACCTTCATGCCAAGACCGGCATCCGCATCTGTTCGGGCGACGCGCAGCAATGGCGCAACCAACCCAAGCGAGAGTGGGACAAATACACCTTCGGGTGCTACGGCTGCTGGGTCATGGACGATGACGGTAACCTTGACTACGTTTCGGAGGAAGACTACACCGAAGAGCTGTGGAACGAACAGAAGAAGAGCGGCGAGCGCAATCGTGCGACAGCTCTCCATAAGTAA
- a CDS encoding toprim domain-containing protein codes for MREGELTYDDFLRRLNIQDVLIDAGYHLNRRDGLRYPSYVRLDSEGRRIRNDKFIVTQQGKCCFKPQQQKSYNIISFIKEHPHFFAEYHAGVSPDRLVNLVCNRLLNHPVADRDTRIIQPKRDVKPFDMADYDIHQFNPQDRATQKKFYPFFKHRGIDLYTQYAFHRNFCLATKHREDGMKYTNLAFPLTVPKDTGQVVGLEERGRPRMDGSGSYKGKAEGSNSSQGLWIASPAKTTLTEAKHIYWFESAYDAMAYYQLHQANDKDLRKAVFISTGGNPTVEQMRGVLTLSLPAKQHICFDTDLAGIEFAKNLQQEMYRAVRSTIEETPERKPYLDSVADGKNLDEGDIDLLPDALRSSYGKYESAWEEAMSMRSSGLCHPDDIREQTDIMNGNYKEFREGLREFLGLDKANDASFVREQPTYPNKDWNEQLLAGQKQEETVDETQAREQSPEEEQQTHFRR; via the coding sequence ATGAGAGAGGGCGAACTGACTTATGACGATTTTCTGCGCAGGCTGAACATTCAGGACGTGCTTATCGACGCGGGCTATCACCTGAACCGGCGTGACGGCCTGCGCTATCCCTCGTATGTCCGGTTGGACAGCGAGGGGCGGCGCATCCGCAACGACAAATTCATTGTCACGCAGCAAGGGAAATGTTGTTTCAAACCGCAACAGCAGAAGTCGTATAACATCATTTCCTTTATCAAGGAGCATCCGCATTTTTTCGCGGAATACCATGCCGGTGTGTCTCCCGACCGACTGGTAAACCTTGTCTGCAACCGGTTGCTGAACCATCCCGTCGCTGACCGGGATACCCGGATTATCCAGCCTAAACGGGATGTGAAGCCGTTTGACATGGCGGATTACGACATTCACCAGTTCAATCCGCAGGATCGGGCGACACAAAAGAAGTTCTATCCGTTCTTCAAGCATCGGGGCATCGACCTTTACACGCAATACGCCTTCCACCGGAACTTTTGTCTGGCGACGAAACACCGTGAGGACGGCATGAAATACACCAACCTCGCCTTTCCGCTGACCGTTCCGAAAGATACGGGACAGGTTGTCGGTCTGGAAGAGCGAGGGCGCCCTCGCATGGATGGCAGCGGCAGTTATAAAGGGAAGGCGGAAGGGAGCAATTCGAGCCAAGGGCTATGGATTGCCAGCCCAGCCAAAACTACGCTTACCGAAGCCAAGCATATCTACTGGTTCGAGAGTGCATACGACGCGATGGCCTATTACCAGCTTCATCAGGCCAACGACAAGGATTTGCGGAAAGCGGTCTTCATATCTACCGGCGGTAACCCGACGGTGGAACAGATGCGGGGTGTCCTCACGCTCTCGCTTCCTGCCAAGCAACACATCTGTTTCGATACCGACCTTGCGGGAATCGAGTTTGCCAAGAACCTGCAACAGGAGATGTACCGGGCTGTCCGTTCCACCATCGAGGAGACACCGGAGCGGAAGCCTTATCTGGATTCCGTCGCTGACGGCAAGAACCTCGATGAAGGAGACATAGACCTGCTGCCCGACGCTTTGCGGTCGAGCTACGGGAAATATGAATCCGCATGGGAAGAAGCCATGTCGATGCGTTCGAGCGGCCTGTGCCATCCGGACGACATACGGGAACAGACGGATATCATGAACGGAAATTACAAGGAGTTCCGTGAAGGATTGCGGGAGTTCCTCGGTCTGGACAAGGCGAATGACGCCTCTTTTGTCCGTGAACAGCCTACCTATCCCAACAAGGACTGGAACGAACAGCTTTTGGCCGGGCAGAAACAGGAAGAGACGGTCGATGAGACACAGGCGAGAGAACAGTCACCGGAAGAGGAACAACAAACACACTTTCGCCGATGA
- a CDS encoding PH domain-containing protein, whose translation MMTDAPTGHFQSIVLQPHAGQFVIDELPAIVLCCAAWVYGGMEGLPLTALAVSVAALLSLALLYRFIYLRRTRYHIGSEQLISRHGVLSRKTDYMEQYRIVDFVEHQSLMQQLCGLKTVRIFSMDRNTPRLDLVGIRHNFDVVTLIRERVEYNKRKKGIYEITNH comes from the coding sequence ATGATGACCGATGCACCCACAGGACATTTCCAAAGCATCGTGCTGCAACCGCACGCCGGACAGTTCGTCATCGACGAGCTGCCCGCAATCGTATTGTGCTGTGCAGCATGGGTGTACGGTGGCATGGAGGGACTGCCTCTGACAGCTCTTGCCGTATCGGTTGCCGCATTGCTTTCTTTGGCATTGCTGTACCGTTTCATCTATCTGCGCCGGACACGCTACCACATCGGTAGCGAGCAGCTTATCAGCAGGCATGGGGTGCTGTCCCGGAAGACGGACTACATGGAACAATATCGTATCGTGGACTTTGTGGAACACCAAAGCCTCATGCAGCAGCTTTGCGGCCTAAAGACGGTACGCATCTTCTCGATGGACAGGAATACACCCCGGCTTGATTTGGTAGGCATCAGACACAACTTCGATGTGGTAACGCTTATCCGGGAACGGGTCGAGTATAACAAACGAAAAAAGGGAATATATGAAATCACGAATCATTAG
- a CDS encoding M23 family metallopeptidase: MKYTEEMILQSDSGYCMPFEEQQGKDVELSLGYGEQTDPATGEKFFHHGIDFNVRCYMLSALASGIVSGVGNDSGHGICQTIRYGEYEVTYGNLSNVFAQFGQRVKAGQTVALSGDKLHMTVRFKGEELNPLEFLTMLYGNIQAMRQAGGHETDYLSGLEMELKTDYERDKREIEELMLHFLPHYMEDLRHGAYTLPRNTEQSLRHIFTVGAMKEYFYENMPSMANPLGLGHKAMPLACKVQNLLIADFLHYLALRHDVYLSTASSDIKKNSMTKP, translated from the coding sequence ATGAAATATACAGAAGAAATGATCCTGCAATCCGATAGCGGTTATTGTATGCCTTTCGAGGAACAGCAGGGCAAAGACGTGGAGCTGTCGCTCGGCTACGGCGAACAGACCGACCCGGCGACGGGCGAGAAATTCTTTCATCACGGCATTGACTTCAACGTGCGGTGCTATATGCTTTCTGCCCTCGCCAGCGGCATTGTGTCGGGCGTGGGCAACGATTCCGGACACGGCATCTGCCAGACCATCCGCTACGGGGAGTATGAGGTGACATACGGAAATCTGTCCAATGTCTTCGCTCAATTCGGACAGCGTGTAAAGGCCGGACAGACGGTAGCTTTGAGCGGTGACAAACTGCACATGACCGTCCGCTTCAAGGGCGAGGAACTGAACCCGCTGGAGTTCCTGACGATGCTGTACGGGAACATACAGGCAATGCGTCAGGCCGGCGGACACGAGACAGACTATTTATCCGGCTTGGAGATGGAACTGAAAACCGATTATGAACGGGACAAAAGGGAGATAGAGGAACTGATGCTGCACTTCCTGCCGCACTATATGGAGGATTTGCGGCATGGAGCATACACCTTGCCCCGGAATACGGAGCAGTCGCTACGCCACATCTTCACGGTGGGCGCGATGAAGGAGTATTTCTACGAGAATATGCCGAGCATGGCCAATCCGCTCGGACTGGGACACAAGGCCATGCCGCTGGCCTGCAAGGTGCAGAACCTCCTTATTGCGGATTTCCTGCATTACCTCGCCCTGCGGCATGATGTGTACCTCTCCACTGCGAGCAGCGACATAAAAAAAAACTCCATGACGAAGCCCTGA